A genomic window from Nicotiana sylvestris chromosome 11, ASM39365v2, whole genome shotgun sequence includes:
- the LOC138881035 gene encoding uncharacterized protein, whose product MDPLKYIFQKPMPTSKTPKWQILLREDIAESYDGWRMFFNGAENFKGVGIGAVLVSKTDKHYPLSTELRFPCTNNMAEYEACILGLKMAIDMNIQELLVIGYSDPLIHQDYLGYCAHVEEEADRKPWFHVIKEYLEKREYPELANPAQKRTLRRDLV is encoded by the exons atggatcctttgaagtacatctttcagaagcccatgcccactagcaagacacccaagtggcagatcctgttga gagaagacattgcagaatcctatgacggttggagaatgtttttcaatggggcagaaaatttcaaaggagttggcataggagcagtcttagtatcaAAAACCGATAAGCATTATCCGTTGTCTACggaactcaggttcccgtgcaccaacaacatggctgaatatgaagcttgcatcttagggctcaaaatggccattgacatgaacattcaggagttgctagtaattggataTTCAGACCCGCTTATACATCAG GATTATCTAGGTTATTGTGcacatgttgaagaagaagcagacagaaagccttggtttcatgtcatcaaggagtatttggaaAAACGAGAGTacccagaactcgcaaatcctgctcagaaacgcacacttcggagggatcttgtatag